In the Populus trichocarpa isolate Nisqually-1 chromosome 1, P.trichocarpa_v4.1, whole genome shotgun sequence genome, one interval contains:
- the LOC18095500 gene encoding 14-3-3-like protein D isoform X1 codes for MDSSKDRENFVYVAKLAEQAERYDEMVDAMKKVAKLDVELTVEERNLLSVGYKNVIGARRASWRILSSIEQKEESKGNETNVKRIKEYRQKVEAELTGICHDIMTVIDEHLIPSCTAGESTVFYYKMKGDYYRYLAEFKSGNERKEAADQSLKAYETATTTAASDLSPTHPIRLGLALNFSVFYYEIMNSPERACHLAKQAFDEAISELDTLSEESYKDSTLIMQLLRDNLTLWTSDIPEDGEDQKMETSARTGEGEDAE; via the exons ATGGATTCTTCAAAAGATCGCGAGAACTTCGTCTACGTCGCCAAGCTCGCCGAGCAAGCTGAACGCTACGATG AAATGGTGGATGCGATGAAGAAAGTAGCAAAGCTTGATGTTGAACTAACGGTGGAGGAGAGAAACTTACTCTCTGTGGGCTACAAGAATGTGATCGGTGCGAGAAGGGCGTCGTGGAGAATCTTGTCATCTATTGAGCAGAAGGAGGAGTCGAAAGGGAATGAGACGAATGTGAAGAGGATCAAGGAGTATAGGCAGAAGGTGGAAGCAGAGTTAACAGGCATTTGCCATGATATCATGACAGTGATTGATGAGCATCTTATTCCATCATGTACAGCTGGGGAATCCACTGTGTTTTACTACAAGAT GAAAGGTGATTATTACCGGTATCTAGCAGAGTTCAAGAGTGGTAATGAGAGGAAAGAGGCTGCTGATCAGTCACTTAAGGCATATGAG ACTGCTACAACAACTGCAGCCAGTGATCTTTCTCCCACCCATCCCATTCGACTGGGCCTGGCTCTTAATTTCTCTGTGTTCTATTATGAGATTATGAACTCTCCTGAACG GGCCTGCCATCTTGCAAAGCAAGCATTTGATGAAGCTATTTCAGAGCTGGATACCCTGAGTGAAGAGTCTTACAAGGACAGCACTTTGATTATGCAGCTGTTGAGGGACAACCTCACTTTGTGGACTTCTGATATTCCTGAGGATGGAG AAGACCAGAAGATGGAAACCTCCGCCAGAACTGGTGAGGGTGAAGATGCCGAG TGA
- the LOC18095500 gene encoding 14-3-3-like protein D isoform X2, producing the protein MDSSKDRENFVYVAKLAEQAERYDEMVDAMKKVAKLDVELTVEERNLLSVGYKNVIGARRASWRILSSIEQKEESKGNETNVKRIKEYRQKVEAELTGICHDIMTVIDEHLIPSCTAGESTVFYYKMKGDYYRYLAEFKSGNERKEAADQSLKAYETATTTAASDLSPTHPIRLGLALNFSVFYYEIMNSPERACHLAKQAFDEAISELDTLSEESYKDSTLIMQLLRDNLTLWTSDIPEDGDQKMETSARTGEGEDAE; encoded by the exons ATGGATTCTTCAAAAGATCGCGAGAACTTCGTCTACGTCGCCAAGCTCGCCGAGCAAGCTGAACGCTACGATG AAATGGTGGATGCGATGAAGAAAGTAGCAAAGCTTGATGTTGAACTAACGGTGGAGGAGAGAAACTTACTCTCTGTGGGCTACAAGAATGTGATCGGTGCGAGAAGGGCGTCGTGGAGAATCTTGTCATCTATTGAGCAGAAGGAGGAGTCGAAAGGGAATGAGACGAATGTGAAGAGGATCAAGGAGTATAGGCAGAAGGTGGAAGCAGAGTTAACAGGCATTTGCCATGATATCATGACAGTGATTGATGAGCATCTTATTCCATCATGTACAGCTGGGGAATCCACTGTGTTTTACTACAAGAT GAAAGGTGATTATTACCGGTATCTAGCAGAGTTCAAGAGTGGTAATGAGAGGAAAGAGGCTGCTGATCAGTCACTTAAGGCATATGAG ACTGCTACAACAACTGCAGCCAGTGATCTTTCTCCCACCCATCCCATTCGACTGGGCCTGGCTCTTAATTTCTCTGTGTTCTATTATGAGATTATGAACTCTCCTGAACG GGCCTGCCATCTTGCAAAGCAAGCATTTGATGAAGCTATTTCAGAGCTGGATACCCTGAGTGAAGAGTCTTACAAGGACAGCACTTTGATTATGCAGCTGTTGAGGGACAACCTCACTTTGTGGACTTCTGATATTCCTGAGGATGGAG ACCAGAAGATGGAAACCTCCGCCAGAACTGGTGAGGGTGAAGATGCCGAG TGA
- the LOC18095501 gene encoding AAA-ATPase At3g50940 translates to MVSLQNLPNTKTVLSVVASLAASAVLIPTAANLRIFAHLFRPQFTLVIEEYGPDYFCDELFLAAETYLGTKSAPSIRRIKACKKEKEKKPAISLDRDQEILDVFENIEVKWRMVIRENSEVRNYTLVARLRSYELVFHKKHKEKVLGSYLPFILRQAKAIQEENKVRQLNSLGGLSWLTSTIIDHPMTFETIAMDERLKEEIIGDLNTFVKSKEYYRKIGKARKRGYLIHGPPGTGKSSLIAAMANHLNYSIHDLDLQDDNFLTSYDIRSVLLHHLDKTILVIKDIDSTVTVSCRRRRFEPRKVVEVQKQAMLLRLLQFIDGLLAASHQ, encoded by the exons ATGGTGTCTCTCCAGAACTTGCCTAATACAAAAACAGTTCTTTCTGTGGTAGCTTCTCTTGCAGCTTCAGCAGTGCTGATTCCAACAGCTGCCAATCTTCGCATTTTTGCTCATCTTTTCCGTCCTCAATTCACTCTTGTTATAGAAGAATATGGACCGGATTACTTCTGTGATGAGTTGTTTTTGGCTGCTGAGACTTATCTGGGAACTAAATCGGCTCCATCAATTCGAAGAATAAAGGCATGCaagaaggagaaagagaaaaaaccaGCGATTTCCCTGGACAGAGACCAAGAAAttcttgatgtttttgaaaatattgaagTAAAGTGGAGGATGGTTATTAGAGAAAACTCTGAGGTTAGAAATTATACCTTAGTAGCACGACTAAGATCCTATGAGCTGGTTTTTCACAAGAAGCACAAAGAGAAGGTCCTGGGTTCTTACCTGCCGTTCATTTTACGGCAGGCGAAGGCCATTCAAGAGGAAAACAAGGTAAGACAGCTCAACAGTCTTGGAGGTTTATCTTGGTTAACATCAACCATAATAGATCATCCGATGACCTTTGAGACCATTGCAATGGATGAGAGGCTCAAGGAAGAAATAATAGGTGATCTGAACACCTTCGTGAAGTCAAAGGAGTACTACAGAAAAATCGGGAAAGCTCGGAAACGTGGATACCTGATACACGGTCCTCCTGGAACAGGAAAGTCGAGCTTGATCGCCGCCATGGCTAATCACTTGAACTACAGTATCCATGACTTGGATCTACAGGATGATAATTTCCTTACAAGTTACGATATTAGGTCAGTGTTGCTTCACCATTTAGACAAAACTATACTTGTCATCAAAGATATTGATTCCACTGTCACAGTATCATGCCGAAGGCGGAGATTTGAGCCAAGGAAGGTGGTTGAGGTTCAAAAACAG GCTATGCTCTTAAGGCTACTGCAGTTTATTGATGGACTTTTGGCTGCCTCGCATCAATGA